A part of Aspergillus flavus chromosome 1, complete sequence genomic DNA contains:
- a CDS encoding putative monocarboxylate permease yields MGARDETPQTTNEASPTPIEPPPDGGLNAWTQAVMGHMVCFNTWGYIASFGVFQAYYQSSLGVSSSAISWVGSVQIFLIFFIGTFSGRALDAGFFRPVYYTGVFLQLLGVFMTSLATRYWQLFLAQGICTGLGSGLQFCPVMGLVATYFAKRRVFALAFGLVGSGTGGMLFPGLVKALMPAIGFGWTLRVLGFVMLGTSIPAMALLKPRLPPRRSGPLVEWSAFREPAYVLFCVGMFLNFWGLYFAFYYVGAFGRSVIGLSYSDSTNLIIVTNGVGIVGRLIPAFLAGRYFGPLNTIIPLALGASLMMFCWIAVHSVGGLYAFAVLYGMFSNGVQGLWPSTLSSLTPDLSKTGVRIGMGFTVVSFACLTGPPLGGALIARADGYIGAQIWGGLTFLLGALVLVTARVSKTGMQMKARI; encoded by the coding sequence ATGGGCGCACGCGATGAAACACCCCAGACCACGAACGAGGCATCCCCCACGCCAATCGAGCCCCCACCTGATGGGGGACTCAACGCCTGGACACAGGCAGTGATGGGCCACATGGTGTGCTTCAACACATGGGGATACATTGCCAGCTTTGGGGTGTTCCAAGCGTATTACCAGAGCAGTCTAGGTGTATCCTCATCGGCAATCTCATGGGTCGGATCCGTGCAGAtcttcctgatcttcttcatcgggACGTTTTCAGGCCGCGCACTAGACGCCGGGTTCTTCCGCCCCGTCTACTATACAGGGGTCTTCCTGCAGCTACTAGGAGTCTTCATGACTTCTCTCGCGACCCGCTATTGGCAGCTCTTTCTAGCCCAAGGCATCTGCACCGGCCTGGGCAGTGGGCTGCAATTCTGTCCCGTAATGGGATTGGTCGCGACCTACTTCGCCAAGCGCAGGGTCTTCGCCTTGGCATTTGGTCTCGTCGGAAGTGGAACCGGCGGCATGCTCTTCCCCGGCCTCGTCAAGGCCCTCATGCCCGCCATCGGCTTTGGCTGGACTCTCCGTGTCTTGGGCTTCGTCATGCTCGGTACCAGTATCCCCGCTATGGCTTTGCTCAAACCCCGCCTGCCCCCGCGGAGGTCCGGCCCCCTCGTCGAGTGGTCGGCTTTCAGGGAACCGGCCTACGTGCTCTTTTGCGTGGGCATGTTTTTGAATTTCTGGGGCTTGTATTTCGCCTTCTACTATGTGGGTGCATTCGGTCGCTCGGTGATCGGGCTGTCATATTCGGATTCGACCAATTTGATCATCGTCACCAATGGTGTCGGGATCGTGGGTCGTCTGATCCCTGCATTTTTGGCGGGTCGCTACTTTGGACCCCTCAATACTATTATCCCGTTGGCGCTGGGCGCCAGCCTGATGATGTTCTGTTGGATCGCCGTCCATTCGGTCGGAGGGTTGTATGCCTTTGCCGTGCTATACGGTATGTTCTCCAATGGGGTGCAGGGTCTATGGCCATCGACACTGTCCAGTCTGACACCGGATCTCAGCAAGACCGGCGTCCGGATCGGAATGGGGTTTACCGTGGTGAGCTTCGCCTGTTTGACTGGTCCCCCTCTCGGCGGGGCCTTGATTGCCAGGGCGGATGGTTACATTGGAGCGCAGATCTGGGGTGGTTTGACCTTCCTATTGGGCGCGTTGGTCTTGGTCACTGCGCGAGTGTCGAAAACGGGCATGCAGATGAAGGCTAGGATTTGA
- a CDS encoding uncharacterized protein (involved in DNA replication initiation), which produces MSPQKEIQANELGIDLSSGTETEYFKWFLACLLFGKPVQQGVAKRAFLELVQEGITSPDAILAAGWDRLVEILDEGHYVRYDFSTATKLLDVAGVIKEEYGTFGEMLKRFRSVEELEMHLQEFRGVGPKTVEIFMRDMRPLLE; this is translated from the coding sequence ATGTCGCcccaaaaagaaatccaagcAAACGAACTCGGAATCGACCTCTCCTCaggaacagaaacagaaTACTTCAAATGGTTCCTCGCATGTCTCCTCTTCGGCAAGCCAGTCCAACAAGGTGTCGCAAAGCGAGCCTTCCTCGAGCTCGTACAGGAGGGCATCACTTCACCGGACGCTATCCTGGCCGCAGGGTGGGATAGACTAGTCGAGATCTTAGATGAAGGTCATTACGTCCGGTATGACTTTTCGACTGCCACTAAGTTACTTGATGTGGCGGGTGTTATCAAGGAGGAGTATGGGACTTTTGGGGAGATGTTGAAAAGGTTCCGGAGTGTTGAGGAATTGGAGATGCATTTGCAGGAGTTTAGGGGGGTTGGGCCCAAGACGGTGGAGATTTTTATGAGGGATATGAGGCCTTTGCTGGAGTAG
- a CDS encoding putative homoserine dehydrogenase, producing MATTTEEVYIAVIGAGGVGSCFLKQLSYLSKTRPSPRLRLCYIAIIDKALHHPDYSEINIETALDRLEAEGQAPPTIPWIIDYLSGAPSKVILVDNTSANSLAEAYPQFLRRGISIITPNKKAFSGNYQLWEDIFSSAAAGHSYVFHESSVGAGLPIISTLKDLIITGDEITRIQGVFSGTMSFLFNSFAPTEGQGEKWSVAVRKAKQLGYTEPDPRDDLNGLDVARKLTILGRLAGLPIESPTSFPVQSLIPQELQGVSSGDEFLDRLPEFDQQMEQHKAAAEKEGKFVRFVGSIDMASRQVKVGIESFEKTHPIAALQGSDNLISFYTKRYGDNPLIVQGAGAGGDVTAMGVSSDLLKVLSHISR from the exons ATGGCTACTACCACAGAGGAAGTTTACATTGCCGTTATCG GTGCCGGCGGAGTGGGCTCATGTTTCCTGAAACAACTATCATACTTAAGCAAGACACGCCCTTCTCCCCGTCTTCGCCTATGCTACATCGCAATCATCGACAAGGCCCTCCACCACCCCGATTACTCAGAGATCAACATCGAAACCGCCCTCGACAGACTCGAAGCAGAGGGCCAAGCACCACCTACAATCCCCTGGATCATCGACTATCTCTCCGGCGCCCCATCCAAGGTGATACTCGTCGACAACACCAGCGCCAACAGTCTTGCAGAAGCGTATCCACAGTTCCTACGTCGCGGAATCAGCATCATCACTCCCAACAAGAAGGCCTTTTCCGGAAATTACCAACTATGGGAAGATATCTTCAGCTCTGCGGCTGCCGGACACTCTTACGTTTTTCATGAATCATCCGTTGGTGCTGGCTTGCCCATTATTTCCACCCTGAAGGATCTAATTATTACCGGTGATGAGATCACGCGCATCCAAGGTGTCTTCAGCGGCACAATGTCCTTCCTTTTCAACTCCTTCGCTCCAACAGAGGGCCAAGGAGAGAAATGGTCCGTTGCCGTCCGCAAGGCCAAACAGCTAGGTTATACGGAGCCTGACCCGCGCGACGATCTAAACGGTCTCGACGTCGCTCGCAAGCTCACCATTCTCGGTCGGCTAGCGGGGTTACCTATCGAATCCCCAACATCATTCCCTGTTCAGAGCCTAATTCCTCAGGAGTTGCAAGGAGTGTCAAGTGGAGACGAATTTCTTGACCGTCTTCCGGAATTTGACCAGCAAATGGAACAGCACAAGGCAGCGGCCGAAAAGGAGGGCAAGTTTGTGCGTTTTGTTGGAAGTATCGATATGGCCTCTCGCCAGGTCAAGGTGGGAATAGAGTCGTTTGAGAAAACGCATCCTATCGCGGCGCTACAGGGGAGTGATAATCTTATTAGCTTTTATACGAAGCGGTACGGCGATAATCCGCTCATCGTTCAGGGAGCGGGTGCTGGGGGTGATGTGACTGCTATGGGTGTGTCGAGTGACCTTCTTAAAGTGCTTTCTCATATTTCTAGGTAG
- a CDS encoding NAD-dependent aldehyde dehydrogenase, producing the protein MSPRPFTLNDPSLLHEASLLNGEWVAAQSNKRFDIEDPGSRHVFATCPTNGPEDVDKYVETSHAAFERYRHVNPRERAKFLLKWHELITKAREDIATIVVYETGKPMAEALGEVDYALGFAWWFAGEAERVRGSIALPSVSNRRTFVIKQPIGVSAALVPWNFPVAMIVRKVAAALAAGCTMIVKPSPETPLSVMALADLALRAGLAPGVLNVITTDNEYTPSVSERLCKHPLVRKVTFTGSTRVGSIIAKHCSEGLKKVTMELGGNCPFIVFDDGNLEQAVAALMILKWRTAGQACTHANRVYVQAGVYDKFAQMMLEATQKLKVGHGTDSGTTMGPLTTDRGVEKLKKLVSDAISKGGKVLCGGKQPNGPQGYFFEPTIISGMTSEMLASQEEIFGPLLGLHRFETEEEAVKMANDTSMGLASYFFTKDIDRTWRLLESLEAGMIGMNTGNSSCAESPFGGIKESGYGKEAGKDVAIEEYLISKTGTLTVEGAPGP; encoded by the exons ATGTCACCAAGGCCATTTACA CTGAATGATCCGTCCCTACTCCATGAGGCCTCATTGCTCAATGGTGAATGGGTTGCGGCCCAATCCAACAAAAGGTTTGATATCGAAG ACCCCGGTTCAAGACACGTTTTCGCAACCTGCCCCACGAACGGTCCAGAGGATGTGGACAAATACGTCGAGACCTCGCATGCGGCCTTCGAACGCTATCGCCATGTCAACCCACGCGAACGAGCCAAGTTCCTTCTGAAATGGCATGAGCTGATTACAAAAGCCCGAGAAGATATCGCTACAATCGTGGTATACGAGACCGGAAAGCCCATGGCCGAAGCCTTAGGCGAGGTAGACTACGCACTGGGGTTTGCCTGGTGGTTCGCGGGAGAGGCCGAGAGAGTCCGCGGATCTATTGCGTTGCCTTCAGTCTCCAACCGTCGCACATTTGTCATAAAACAACCTATTGGCGTGAGTGCGGCTTTAGTCCCATGGAACTTCCCGGTTGCTATGATTGTTCGTAAAGTGGCAGCAGCTTTAGCTGCAGGATGCACTATGATTGTTAAACCATCCCCAGAGACTCCTTTGAGTGTGATGGCCTTAGCAGACCTTGCTCTTCGCGCGGGTTTAGCACCTGGTGTTCTCAATGTTATTACAACTGATAATGAATACACACCGTCCGTCAGTGAAAGGCTTTGCAAGCATCCTTTGGTGCGCAAGGTAACCTTCACAGGCAGTACAAGGGTGGGAAGCATTATTGCAAAGCATTGCAGCGAGGGACTCAAGAAAGTTACCATGGAGCTTGGGGGAAATTGCCCGTTCATTGTCTTTGACGACGGAAACTTGGAACAAGCAGTGGCTGCCCTGATGATCCTCAAATGGCGTACCGCCGGCCAAGCCTGTACCCATGCCAACCGAGTCTATGTCCAAGCGGGTGTCTACGATAAGTTCGCCCAGATGATGCTAGAAGCGACTCAGAAACTCAAGGTCGGTCACGGAACTGATTCGGGTACCACCATGGGACCACTTACGACCGACCGTGGCgttgagaagttgaagaagcttgtGTCTGATGCGATCAGCAAGGGCGGCAAAGTTCTCTGCGGTGGAAAGCAACCGAATGGCCCTCAAGGATATTTCTTCGAGCCTACTATCATCTCCGGTATGACTTCTGAGATGCTGGCATCTCAGGAAGAGATCTTCGGGCCTCTGTTAGGGTTGCACAGGTTTGagaccgaggaggaagctgTCAAGATGGCAAATGACACATCTATGGGTTTGGCCTCGTACTTCTTTACTAAGGACATTGATCGGACCTGGAGACTTCTTGAAAGTCTCGAGGCTGGCATGATTGGCATGAACACAG GAAACTCTTCGTGCGCTGAGTCTCCGTTCGGCGGCATTAAGGAGTCAGGATACGGCAAGGAGGCAGGCAAAGATGTCGCTATCGAAGAGTATCTGATCTCTAAGACCGGCACGCTTACTGTGGAGGGTGCGCCGGGGCCATAG
- a CDS encoding uncharacterized protein (domain of unknown function-domain containing protein): MSPSRSTRESSKRKLDSTDDDQEKRKLRNRLAQRAFRRRQAEYLRNLRDRADSGDRPQNEIIHALREENARLRRQLVDVQSKLSRVITTMQALSGSVSSVLDKPSQVASTDKVEATESPSSRQETPKDIDVAIAADDYPKLDTSTSSATHTILIQNQSSGLDDPVDIMPQTLNQGLARSDNSFPEFNHDILALESLTPHTNSLSHQLPNIWSFEYQMGLQPYVNALTSSQQFSVTLGKDWTESNSPFSDHIQVLQKLLKNRLDLIRPLFQPSPQLLYQQVLMVLSLFNSITRPDVMAWYAKTRFYHIVDLTAWQIYPCTGTLSKVHQQYRPTEVQLQQQYPRVIDWIPFPTIRNRLIRLHAANPQIDQIFCDTVSSYVVEANMADLIMGAPAVTAYIRVTDVIANIPSTTPGSDPEPSAMLPAPDADTLFSSPEYARAVFKKLDIDRGISHYKMDPAFFGTYPELYDPSVDIAAKGIPLRPDVQLRLTYPKPLDSSTFQTYRSFMDFSLYAPLSVAQGFR; the protein is encoded by the exons ATGAGTCCAAGTAGGTCCACCCGCGAAAGCAGCAAGAGAAAGCTGGATAGCACAGATGACGACCAGGAGAAACG GAAACTCCGGAATCGCCTGGCTCAGCGGGCATTTCGTCGTCGACAGGCGGAGTATTTGAGGAACCTCCGGGATCGTGCCGACTCAGGAGATCGACCGCAGAATGAGATTATCCATGCGCTGCGGGAGGAAAATGCACGTCTTCGAAGACAGCTTGTTGATGTCCAGTCGAAGCTGTCTAGGGTTATCACGACGATGCAGGCTCTGTCTGGTTCCGTATCGTCTGTACTTGATAAACCATCACAGGTTGCATCTACAGACAAGGTGGAGGCGACTGAGTCACCATCTTCGAGACAAGAAACTCCTAAAGACATAGATGTGGCTATCGCAGCCGATGATTATCCCAAATTGGACACATCTACCTCCAGTGCCACTCACACCATCTTGATACAAAACCAATCGTCAGGTCTAGACGATCCCGTGGACATCATGCCTCAAACCCTCAATCAAGGTCTAGCGAGATCTGATAACTCATTTCCAGAGTTCAatcatgatatccttgccCTGGAAAGTCTCACACCACATACAAATAGCTTGAGCCACCAGCTACCGAACATCTGGTCTTTCGAATATCAGATGGGCCTGCAGCCGTACGTGAATGCCCTAACCTCCAGCCAACAATTCAGCGTCACACTGGGCAAGGATTGGACAGAATCCAATTCCCCATTCTCGGACCACATTCAAGTACTTCAGAAATTATTGAAGAATAGATTGGATCTCATTAGACCGTTATTCCAGCCTTCTCCACAGCT CCTCTACCAACAGGTCCTCATGGTCCTTTCCCTGTTCAACAGTATAACCCGACCGGACGTTATGGCGTGGTACGCAAAGACGCGTTTCTACCACATTGTCGACTTGACAGCGTGGCAGATCTATCCCTGCACAGGGACATTAAGCAAGGTCCACCAGCAATACAGACCCACAGAAGTACAATTACAACAACAATACCCCCGGGTCATTGACTGGATACCATTCCCCACGATCCGAAACCGACTCATTCGACTACACGCAGCCAATCCCCAGATCGACCAAATATTCTGCGACACCGTCAGCAGCTACGTCGTCGAAGCAAACATGGCCGATCTCATAATGGGCGCTCCTGCTGTAACGGCCTACATCCGAGTAACCGACGTGATCGCGAATATCCCCTCAACTACACCAGGAAGTGACCCTGAGCCGTCTGCTATGCTTCCAGCCCCGGACGCCGATACTCTTTTCTCGTCCCCGGAATACGCTCGAGCTGTGTTTAAAAAACTGGATATCGATCGTGGGATATCACATTATAAGATGGATCCTGCTTTCTTCGGTACATACCCCGAACTCTATGACCCAAGCGTTGATATTGCAGCGAAGGGGATTCCACTTAGACCGGATGTACAATTGCGCTTGACGTATCCTAAGCCTCTTGATTCTTCGACGTTTCAAACTTACCGCAGCTTTATGGACTTTTCTCTGTATGCTCCGTTAAGTGTGGCGCAGGGTTTTAGGTGA